A genomic region of Zea mays cultivar B73 chromosome 6, Zm-B73-REFERENCE-NAM-5.0, whole genome shotgun sequence contains the following coding sequences:
- the LOC100501573 gene encoding E3 ubiquitin-protein ligase XB3, giving the protein MGHGVSCARTGDEHDYFRAAQVGDLEALEALLDADPSLARRATLYDRLSALHIAAANGRLEVLSMVLDHGVPPDVVNRHKQTPLMLAAMHGKTDCVLKLLQAGANILMFDSQHGRTCLHHASYFGHVGCLQAILTAARTTPVANSWGFARFVNVRDDHGATPLHLAARQGRPGCVQALLENGAIVSALTGSYGFPGSTSLHLAARSGSLDCTRKLLAWGADRLRRDSAGRIPYAVALKRNHEACAALLNPSAAEPMVWPSPFKFISELEPEAKALLEAALTEANREREEKILRGTKHSPHPPTWDHASDAADADAIDDASSDASASDAELCCICFDQACTMEVQDCGHQMCAPCTLALCCHSKPDPVTLALPSPACPFCRGSISRLLLVARASSDDADTEKSAAAAAAAAASSPQLVRRRSRRSHNLSDGGSSSFKGLSSAVAGSFSKIGRGSSRTMADSDGCGVDKPEHDP; this is encoded by the exons ATGGGGCACGGCGTCAGCTGCGCCCGCACCGGTGACGAGCACGACTACTTCCGCGCGGCGCAGGTCGGGGACCTCGAGGCCCTGGAAGCGCTCCTCGACGCTGACCCCTCCCTTGCCCGCCGCGCCACGCTCTACGACCGCCTCTCCGCGCTCCACATCGCCGCCGCGAATGGCCGCCTCGAG GTGCTGTCAATGGTCTTGGATCACGGGGTGCCGCCGGACGTGGTGAATCGGCACAAGCAG ACGCCGCTGATGCTCGCGGCGATGCACGGCAAGACCGACTGCGTGCTGAAGCTCCTGCAGGCCGGCGCCAAT ATCCTCATGTTCGACTCCCAGCACGGGCGGACCTGCCTGCACCACGCGTCCTACTTCGGCCACGTCGGCTGCCTGCAGGCCATCCTCACGGCGGCGCGGACCACGCCGGTGGCCAACTCATG GGGTTTCGCTCGGTTCGTCAACGTGAGAGACGACCACGGCGCCACGCCGCTCCACCTCGCCGCCAGGCAGGGCCGCCCCGGCTGCGTGCAGGCGCTGCTGGAGAACGGTGCCATCGTCTCCGCTTTGACCGGCTCATACGG GTTTCCTGGTAGCACGTCGCTGCACCTCGCCGCTCGCAGCGGGAGCCTGGATTGCACCCGGAAGCTGCTCGCCTGGGGAGCGGATCGTCTCCGGAGGGATTCAGCAGG GAGGATCCCTTACGCCGTGGCGCTGAAGCGCAACCACGAGGCGTGCGCGGCGCTGCTGAACCCGTCGGCGGCGGAGCCCATGGTGTGGCCGTCCCCGTTCAAGTTCATCAgcgagctggagccggaggccaAGGCGCTCCTTGAAGCGGCGCTGACGGAAGCCAACagggagagggaggagaagatCCTCAGGGGCACCAAGCACTCTCCGCATCCTCCCACCTGGGACCACGcgagcgacgccgccgacgccgaCGCCATCGACGACGCGTCCTCAGAT GCCAGCGCCAGCGACGCGGAGCTGTGCTGCATCTGCTTCGACCAGGCGTGCACGATGGAGGTGCAGGACTGCGGGCACCAGATGTGCGCGCCGTGCACGCTCGCGCTGTGCTGCCACAGCAAGCCCGACCCGGTGACGCTAGCGCTGCCGTCGCCAGCCTGCCCGTTCTGCCGCGGCAGCATCTCGCGGCTGCTGCTGGTGGCCCGGGCAAGCAGCGACGACGCAGACACCGAGAAGTCGGCGGCAGCGGCTGCGGCAGCGGCTGCCTCCTCCCCGCAGCTCGTCCGGCGGCGGTCCCGGCGGTCGCACAACCTcagcgacggcggcagcagcagcttcAAGGGGCTGTCGTCCGCCGTGGCCGGTTCCTTCTCCAAGATCGGGCGCGGGTCGAGCCGGACGATGGCCGACAGCGACGGCTGCGGCGTGGACAAGCCCGAGCACGACCCGTGA